The sequence below is a genomic window from Aureispira sp. CCB-E.
TATAAAGGGAACGAAAACAAACGGGGGAAACAGGCTATCTTGGATATGAAAAAAATGGAGCATCATCTAGAATTGCAAGAATTGTTTTTACCCTACTCTAGTTGGTGTGGCGTTTATGCCAAAGCACAAGATTTTAGTGATGTAGATTTTACTGGAAGTTTGTTAACGGATGCCAATTTGGAGCAGGCTATCTTTGCAGATGCTAACTTAGAAAATGTTGATTTTTCTCGCTCTAATCTCAAAAAAGCGAGTTTTGTAAATGCAAACCTTAGAGGAGCTGATTTTGAAAATTGCAATCTGACAGGAGCCGATTTTAGAGGAGCTGTTTTAGAGGGAAGCCGCTTTAGGGGAGCTGTGTTGAAGGATGTCGTTTGGTGATTTTGCCAGCTTTAAATGTATCAATAGTTCGAATGAAAAAATTACTTGTACTGATAATAGTAGTGTTTGTTTCTAATGCCATTTGGGGGCAATACCTTGGGGCTTCACCAATTGATGCGGCTAATGTTACTAAATGGAGTCCTAAATTTAAAATGGAATACTTTGGAGTGTATCATTTTGGGGATTCGGAAGGAGAGTCTACTTTGGTATTATTCAATACGGGTAATGAAATAATTGCCCAAATAAAAAGTGGACTATGGGACGTTGATGCTAAAACAGCCGAGAGGATTTGTGTCTATAAAAATTTAACTAATGTTACAATTGATAAAAATGGGCGCTTCGAATCAGATAAGTATCAAGGGGAATTTGTTATTTATACAAATAATGGAAAACGAATAAAGTGTTTGAAAATTTATGATTCTTGGAGTAATCTATCGGAGAAAGAAGAAGAATACGAGCTTGGGCGTAGGGTAAATAGTAAGATATCAGAAGAGTTTTATGGAGAGTATGCAAATGCTTCGTTTGAAAATCTAATTCCTGAAAACCTTGAAAAGATGTCTTCTAAAGCACTTCAAATTATGAGAAACGAAATCTTTGCTCGATACGGATATCAATTTATCGAGGGGGGGAAAATGGATACTTATTTTAGGCAGCAAGATTGGTATAGACCTCAACATTCAGATGTTACCAAGTTTTTAACCTCCTTGGAGAAACGAAATATTAAGCTTATTAAGGAAATAGAAGGAAGGCGTTAAAGCATATATAGGTTAATTTTTATGTTATGTTTATGCGCTTTTATGCTTCAATTTGATTTTTAATTGTTTATCTACAATGCCCTGCATAGATGAATTATAGGTTAATTTATCTATAATAAAACATTAGACTCTTGATCAAAAGATATTTTTGTTTGTTTTTTTGGTAAAAAAATACTAGATTTAATAGTTGTATATTGTTTTTTTGAGATTATAAATCTCTTGAATTCATTGCTATAAAACCATTACACCTAATAAAACACACTATTATGTCTAAGTTATTAAAACAACTAAAAACGTTAAGAGGTCAAGTTCGAAAATACAAAGATACACTGGCTTATTATGAAAAACTATTTAATGAAGATGGCGTTATTGACGATCAAGAACGTTCTAAATTGGATCGGTTGAACGCTGCTATTCAAAAAATAGAAGATAATGTTATTCAAAGGCAGCAAAAATTGAAACTTGGTGGAAAGATTGTCAATAAGGTTAATGAAACGACAGAAAATATTGGTGATTCGCTGAGCAAAAGAGATGATATAGTAGATCATTCTCTTGTCAACCAAGACGAAAATCCTACCCCACGAGTTGATGATCAACCTAGTCCAAATGATAATTCTTCAATACAAGAAGGTCAGGATAAATATGCTGCAATTGCCGAAACCCCCGCTGTAAAAGAGTTTTTAACTGGTATTCATAAATCAGAAGGTGGTTATGTGGATGATCCTAATGATCCAGGAGGAAAAACCAAATATGGAATTGCTGAAAAAAGAGAATGGCCTGCTTTTGCAAAAATGTTTGGTTTAGATGTTAATAATCCTTCCTTGATTAAGGATATTACGAAACAACAGGTAGACGAATATTATATCAAGACTAGATTTGAGCAAAATGGCTTGGATAAAATTAAGAGTACCAAGGTTATCAATGCTATTTTTGACCAAAGTATTTTGACGCCAGGAATTGTTAAAAAGAACATCAAAAGAGCCTTAAATGCATTAGATTCTAACAATAAATTCCCTGTGAATAATTCCGAATTTACAACAGCTGAAATTGCTGCAATCAATGCTAGTAATGCTAATCAATTGGTTGAAAAATTTGTAGTGTACCAAAATGAGTACTACGATGGATTGGTCAAAAAGAATCCTACCAAGTTTGGTAAGTATATCAAAGGGTGGAAAAATAGAACAGCTCGATTGACTGGATTTAAAGGTGGTGAGCAAGAAACTAAGAATACAGAATCTAATACTGAGTCTAATTCAGGAAATACCTTTGAGGTGCCTTCGGGTTGGGGCTTGTTGCGAATTGCAAAGGAGCATGGGGTGACAGTAGAGCAGTTGAAGGAATGGAATGCGGACAAATTAAAAACTTATGGCAATGGAGAGCAAGGCTTTAATGCTGGGGAGACGATTATGATAAAAGGAGGTAGTTCCTCTGGTGGTAATGTTTCAGATGATGGCAAAACCAGTGAAGGGGAAGAGACCGAATTGGCAGAAGGTGGCTACATTAAACCATCGTGGATTAGAGAGGCAGAAAAGCATTTGGGAAAAAAAGAAACTGCTAGAATGGTAAAAGATGATCCATGGGTTAAAATGTTGTTTGAAAGCTTAGGGGCGTATGATTGGGCAAAAACTCAAACAGTGCGCGATGCCAATTGGTGTGCTGCTTTTGTCTCTTATTGTTTTAAACAAACAGGACAATCTCCTTTATCTGGATTTGATGGCATGAGAGCCAAAACATATGCCGCCAAATATGGAAAAGAAGTCTCCAGACCTGTTTATGGAGCCTTGGCAATTGTTAAAAGAGGTGGTGCAGGGCATATTGGTTTTGTTGTAGGATACAACAAGAAAACTAAGGTAATTACAATGTTGGGAGGTAACCAGAACAATTCTGTTAATATCAAAAAGGAGAGAAGGCAAGTAATTGCTTATAAAGTACCTTCTAGTTGGAATATTCCTGAACAAAACTACTTAGATTAAGGTTCTTTTATTAAGGCTTGGTCGGCAGCGTACTATTTGTCTAAAACAAATAGTACGTTGTACTTTAGAGTAAAGTCATTTTTCTAACATCAATTGAGTGTCTTTAAGAACCAAATCAAGAAACTGCTTCGCTTGTAGTGTTGTCGTTTTATTTTTTAGTTGTTCGAGTATGGCTGCTTTCCATTCTAGATGATTTTTATAAAACGAAGTTGCGTTAACAAATTTTCCATCTTGGTATGTGAGAATT
It includes:
- a CDS encoding YARHG domain-containing protein — encoded protein: MKKLLVLIIVVFVSNAIWGQYLGASPIDAANVTKWSPKFKMEYFGVYHFGDSEGESTLVLFNTGNEIIAQIKSGLWDVDAKTAERICVYKNLTNVTIDKNGRFESDKYQGEFVIYTNNGKRIKCLKIYDSWSNLSEKEEEYELGRRVNSKISEEFYGEYANASFENLIPENLEKMSSKALQIMRNEIFARYGYQFIEGGKMDTYFRQQDWYRPQHSDVTKFLTSLEKRNIKLIKEIEGRR
- a CDS encoding TIGR02594 family protein — translated: MSKLLKQLKTLRGQVRKYKDTLAYYEKLFNEDGVIDDQERSKLDRLNAAIQKIEDNVIQRQQKLKLGGKIVNKVNETTENIGDSLSKRDDIVDHSLVNQDENPTPRVDDQPSPNDNSSIQEGQDKYAAIAETPAVKEFLTGIHKSEGGYVDDPNDPGGKTKYGIAEKREWPAFAKMFGLDVNNPSLIKDITKQQVDEYYIKTRFEQNGLDKIKSTKVINAIFDQSILTPGIVKKNIKRALNALDSNNKFPVNNSEFTTAEIAAINASNANQLVEKFVVYQNEYYDGLVKKNPTKFGKYIKGWKNRTARLTGFKGGEQETKNTESNTESNSGNTFEVPSGWGLLRIAKEHGVTVEQLKEWNADKLKTYGNGEQGFNAGETIMIKGGSSSGGNVSDDGKTSEGEETELAEGGYIKPSWIREAEKHLGKKETARMVKDDPWVKMLFESLGAYDWAKTQTVRDANWCAAFVSYCFKQTGQSPLSGFDGMRAKTYAAKYGKEVSRPVYGALAIVKRGGAGHIGFVVGYNKKTKVITMLGGNQNNSVNIKKERRQVIAYKVPSSWNIPEQNYLD